The following coding sequences lie in one Zingiber officinale cultivar Zhangliang chromosome 2B, Zo_v1.1, whole genome shotgun sequence genomic window:
- the LOC122045391 gene encoding uncharacterized protein LOC122045391 isoform X2, which translates to MGGRKDLFLFTFLVPVSLIAAAAWNSGMAAEGKPRRILLDTDMDTDDIFALLYLLKQNRSHFDLKAVTINANAWSDAGHAVNHAYDILYMMNRDEIPVGVGGDGGILDDGTILPDVGGYHPLIEQGTSTASYCRYRQAIPIGGSGGRLDVDTNFGFRRRLLPQGKRRYVPLKQPTAQRVLADAISAGPTTLLAIGSHTNIALFLMTHPRLKTNIEHIFIMGGGVRSSNPTGCCPVNGSSSCKPRQCGDHGNLFTAYAGNPYAESNIFGDPFAAYQVFHSGIPVTLVPLDATNTIPITENFFDEFERRQGTFEARYCFESLKMTRDTWFDNQFYTSYFMWDSFASGVAVSIMRNGDDYDGENEFAEMEFINMTVVTSNEPYGVHDGSNPFFDGRSVPKFNLQKLGVHSGHVQTGIDDPFCIPEDGGRGRCEDGYTKEVTGPDSVRVLVAERAKPNQDVRSPLNREFFESFLDVLNFHRHSGRSRGRPVVFDMDMSAGDFLALFYLLKAPRETIDLKGILVNGNGWANAATIDVIYDVLHMMGRDDIPVGLGSVTALGTPSLGCKFAQAIPHGSGGFIDSDTLFGLARGLPRSPRRYTAENSVEFGAPRDTDRPSLRQPLALEVWRSVSEASSPRNKISVLTNGPLTNLASIIARDKNAAKIIERVYIVGGQVSSGGVKNETGNVFTVPTNKFAEFNMFLDPSAAKQVFRSDLSITLLPLSAQRKVASFKRILETLRLEEKTPESNFVRRLLSLLHKLRQDESKLYHHVDMFLGELIGAVFLVDHSKLNPVIETKPIKILTGSMSEDGQIRVDERHGKPVDIVDDLDSEAYYNVFASLLGDKKQSAVIGSYEEQKKLWNTPPQ; encoded by the exons ATGGGCGGCCGAAAGGATCTGTTTCTGTTCACGTTCCTTGTTCCGGTGAGTTTGATCGCCGCCGCCGCCTGGAACTCCGGCATGGCGGCGGAAGGCAAACCTCGGAGAATTCTCCTGGACACTGACATGGACACCGACGATATCTTCGCCCTCCTCTATCTCCTGAAGCAGAACCGATCGCACTTCGACCTCAAG GCTGTCACGATCAATGCGAATGCCTGGTCCGATGCCGGCCACGCTGTGAATCACGCCTACGACATTCTTTACATGATGAACCGCGACGAAATTCCGGTGGGAGTCGGCGGCGACGGCGGAATCCTCGACGACGGCACCATACTTCCTGATGTCGGCGGCTATCATCCTCTGATCGAGCAG GGCACGTCGACTGCCAGCTACTGCCGGTACCGGCAAGCCATTCCCATAGGCGGCTCCGGCGGACGGCTAGACGTCGACACTAACTTCGGCTTCAGGAGGCGCCTTCTCCCTCAG GGTAAAAGGAGGTACGTCCCCCTGAAGCAGCCCACAGCTCAACGGGTGCTCGCCGACGCAATCTCCGCAGGGCCAACCACGTTGCTCGCGATCGGATCGCACACGAACATCGCGCTGTTTCTGATGACCCACCCTCGCTTGAAGACCAACATCGAGCACATCTTCATCATGGGCGGAGGCGTGAGGTCGAGCAACCCCACGGGATGCTGCCCTGTCAACGGAAGCTCTTCCTGCAAGCCGAGGCAGTGCGGCGATCACGGCAACTTGTTCACAGCATACGCCGGCAATCCCTACGCAGAGTCCAACATTTTTGGCGATCCTTTCGCTGCGTACCAG GTGTTCCATTCCGGGATTCCAGTAACCCTCGTGCCACTGGACGCGACCAACACGATTCCTATAACCGAGAACTTCTTCGATGAATTCGAACGCAGGCAAGGAACATTCGAGGCGCGATACTGCTTCGAGTCGCTGAAAATGACTCGCGATACGTGGTTCGATAACCAGTTCTACACA AGCTACTTCATGTGGGACTCGTTTGCTTCGGGCGTGGCGGTGTCGATCATGAGAAACGGCGACGATTATGATGGAGAAAATGAGTTCGCGGAGATGGAGTTCATCAACATGACGGTGGTCACTTCAAACGAGCCTTACGGCGTGCACGACGGCTCGAACCCCTTCTTCGACGGACGTAGCGTTCCCAAGTTCAATCTGCAGAAACTGGGAGTGCATAGTGGGCATGTTCAAACAGGAATCGACGATCCATTTTGCATCCCTGAGGACGGTGGCAGAGGAAGATGTGAG GATGGATACACCAAGGAGGTAACCGGCCCGGATTCTGTTCGAGTGCTGGTCGCGGAGAGAGCGAAACCTAATCAGGATGTTCGTAGTCCACTGAACAGAGAGTTCTTCGAGAGCTTCTTGGAT GTTCTCAATTTCCACCGCCATTCAG GTCGGAGCAGGGGAAGGCCTGTGGTATTCGACATGGACATGAGTGCCGGAGACTTTCTTGCCCTGTTCTATCTCCTCAAGGCGCCTCGTGAGACGATCGACCTCAAGGGAATCTTAGTGAACGGCAATGGCTGGGCCAATGCCGCGACGATCGACGTCATCTACGACGTTCTTCACATGATGGGCCGCGACGACATTCCGGTGGGTCTGGGAAGTGTCACCGCTCTAGGCACTCCGAGCCTCGGCTGCAAGTTCGCACAGGCCATTCCGCACGGCAGCGGCGGATTCATCGACTCCGACACTCTGTTCGGACTGGCGCGTGGATTGCCCCGGAGTCCCCGAAGGTACACGGCTGAAAACTCCGTCGAGTTTGGAGCTCCAAGAGACACCGATCGACCTTCGCTCCGGCAGCCTCTAGCTCTGGAAGTTTGGCGGTCCGTTTCAGAAGCATCGAGTCCGAGGAACAAGATCAGTGTGCTGACGAATGGGCCTCTTACCAACTTAGCCAGCATCATTGCACGGGACAAAAATGCAGCTAAAATCATAGAG CGTGTCTACATAGTGGGAGGACAAGTCAGTAGTGGGGGTGTGAAGAATGAGACTGGAAATGTCTTCACCGTGCCCACAAACAAATTTGCAGAGTTCAACATGTTCCTCGATCCTTCAGCAGCGAAGCAGGTGTTCAGGTCCGACCTTTCGATCACTCTTCTTCCTCTCAGCGCTCAGCGGAAGGTGGCCTCCTTTAAGAGGATCCTGGAAACATTGAGACTTGAAGAAAAGACTCCTGAATCCAATTTCGTGCGTCGGTTGCTATCGTTGCTCCACAAATTACGACAGGATGAATCAAAACTTTACCATCATGTg GACATGTTTTTGGGGGAACTCATTGGAGCTGTTTTCTTGGTCGATCATTCTAAGCTAAATCCAGTGATAGAAACAAAGCCTATTAAAATCTTAACCGGAAGCATGAGCGAGGATGGGCAGATTAGAGTCGACGAGAGACATGGAAAGCCAGTTGACATAGTAGATGATCTCGACAGCGAAGCATACTACAATGTGTTTGCGAGTTTGTTGGGTGACAAGAAGCAGTCTGCAGTCATTGGGAGCTATGAGGAACAGAAGAAGCTGTGGAACACTCCTCCTCAGTAa
- the LOC122045391 gene encoding uncharacterized protein LOC122045391 isoform X1: MGGRKDLFLFTFLVPVSLIAAAAWNSGMAAEGKPRRILLDTDMDTDDIFALLYLLKQNRSHFDLKAVTINANAWSDAGHAVNHAYDILYMMNRDEIPVGVGGDGGILDDGTILPDVGGYHPLIEQGTSTASYCRYRQAIPIGGSGGRLDVDTNFGFRRRLLPQGKRRYVPLKQPTAQRVLADAISAGPTTLLAIGSHTNIALFLMTHPRLKTNIEHIFIMGGGVRSSNPTGCCPVNGSSSCKPRQCGDHGNLFTAYAGNPYAESNIFGDPFAAYQVFHSGIPVTLVPLDATNTIPITENFFDEFERRQGTFEARYCFESLKMTRDTWFDNQFYTSYFMWDSFASGVAVSIMRNGDDYDGENEFAEMEFINMTVVTSNEPYGVHDGSNPFFDGRSVPKFNLQKLGVHSGHVQTGIDDPFCIPEDGGRGRCEDGYTKEVTGPDSVRVLVAERAKPNQDVRSPLNREFFESFLDVLNFHRHSGRFNWPTQFPYYRETLYKPNFAGRSRGRPVVFDMDMSAGDFLALFYLLKAPRETIDLKGILVNGNGWANAATIDVIYDVLHMMGRDDIPVGLGSVTALGTPSLGCKFAQAIPHGSGGFIDSDTLFGLARGLPRSPRRYTAENSVEFGAPRDTDRPSLRQPLALEVWRSVSEASSPRNKISVLTNGPLTNLASIIARDKNAAKIIERVYIVGGQVSSGGVKNETGNVFTVPTNKFAEFNMFLDPSAAKQVFRSDLSITLLPLSAQRKVASFKRILETLRLEEKTPESNFVRRLLSLLHKLRQDESKLYHHVDMFLGELIGAVFLVDHSKLNPVIETKPIKILTGSMSEDGQIRVDERHGKPVDIVDDLDSEAYYNVFASLLGDKKQSAVIGSYEEQKKLWNTPPQ; this comes from the exons ATGGGCGGCCGAAAGGATCTGTTTCTGTTCACGTTCCTTGTTCCGGTGAGTTTGATCGCCGCCGCCGCCTGGAACTCCGGCATGGCGGCGGAAGGCAAACCTCGGAGAATTCTCCTGGACACTGACATGGACACCGACGATATCTTCGCCCTCCTCTATCTCCTGAAGCAGAACCGATCGCACTTCGACCTCAAG GCTGTCACGATCAATGCGAATGCCTGGTCCGATGCCGGCCACGCTGTGAATCACGCCTACGACATTCTTTACATGATGAACCGCGACGAAATTCCGGTGGGAGTCGGCGGCGACGGCGGAATCCTCGACGACGGCACCATACTTCCTGATGTCGGCGGCTATCATCCTCTGATCGAGCAG GGCACGTCGACTGCCAGCTACTGCCGGTACCGGCAAGCCATTCCCATAGGCGGCTCCGGCGGACGGCTAGACGTCGACACTAACTTCGGCTTCAGGAGGCGCCTTCTCCCTCAG GGTAAAAGGAGGTACGTCCCCCTGAAGCAGCCCACAGCTCAACGGGTGCTCGCCGACGCAATCTCCGCAGGGCCAACCACGTTGCTCGCGATCGGATCGCACACGAACATCGCGCTGTTTCTGATGACCCACCCTCGCTTGAAGACCAACATCGAGCACATCTTCATCATGGGCGGAGGCGTGAGGTCGAGCAACCCCACGGGATGCTGCCCTGTCAACGGAAGCTCTTCCTGCAAGCCGAGGCAGTGCGGCGATCACGGCAACTTGTTCACAGCATACGCCGGCAATCCCTACGCAGAGTCCAACATTTTTGGCGATCCTTTCGCTGCGTACCAG GTGTTCCATTCCGGGATTCCAGTAACCCTCGTGCCACTGGACGCGACCAACACGATTCCTATAACCGAGAACTTCTTCGATGAATTCGAACGCAGGCAAGGAACATTCGAGGCGCGATACTGCTTCGAGTCGCTGAAAATGACTCGCGATACGTGGTTCGATAACCAGTTCTACACA AGCTACTTCATGTGGGACTCGTTTGCTTCGGGCGTGGCGGTGTCGATCATGAGAAACGGCGACGATTATGATGGAGAAAATGAGTTCGCGGAGATGGAGTTCATCAACATGACGGTGGTCACTTCAAACGAGCCTTACGGCGTGCACGACGGCTCGAACCCCTTCTTCGACGGACGTAGCGTTCCCAAGTTCAATCTGCAGAAACTGGGAGTGCATAGTGGGCATGTTCAAACAGGAATCGACGATCCATTTTGCATCCCTGAGGACGGTGGCAGAGGAAGATGTGAG GATGGATACACCAAGGAGGTAACCGGCCCGGATTCTGTTCGAGTGCTGGTCGCGGAGAGAGCGAAACCTAATCAGGATGTTCGTAGTCCACTGAACAGAGAGTTCTTCGAGAGCTTCTTGGAT GTTCTCAATTTCCACCGCCATTCAGGTCGATTCAACTGGCCGACGCAGTTTCCTTATTACAGAGAAACTCTGTATAAGCCGAATTTTGCAGGTCGGAGCAGGGGAAGGCCTGTGGTATTCGACATGGACATGAGTGCCGGAGACTTTCTTGCCCTGTTCTATCTCCTCAAGGCGCCTCGTGAGACGATCGACCTCAAGGGAATCTTAGTGAACGGCAATGGCTGGGCCAATGCCGCGACGATCGACGTCATCTACGACGTTCTTCACATGATGGGCCGCGACGACATTCCGGTGGGTCTGGGAAGTGTCACCGCTCTAGGCACTCCGAGCCTCGGCTGCAAGTTCGCACAGGCCATTCCGCACGGCAGCGGCGGATTCATCGACTCCGACACTCTGTTCGGACTGGCGCGTGGATTGCCCCGGAGTCCCCGAAGGTACACGGCTGAAAACTCCGTCGAGTTTGGAGCTCCAAGAGACACCGATCGACCTTCGCTCCGGCAGCCTCTAGCTCTGGAAGTTTGGCGGTCCGTTTCAGAAGCATCGAGTCCGAGGAACAAGATCAGTGTGCTGACGAATGGGCCTCTTACCAACTTAGCCAGCATCATTGCACGGGACAAAAATGCAGCTAAAATCATAGAG CGTGTCTACATAGTGGGAGGACAAGTCAGTAGTGGGGGTGTGAAGAATGAGACTGGAAATGTCTTCACCGTGCCCACAAACAAATTTGCAGAGTTCAACATGTTCCTCGATCCTTCAGCAGCGAAGCAGGTGTTCAGGTCCGACCTTTCGATCACTCTTCTTCCTCTCAGCGCTCAGCGGAAGGTGGCCTCCTTTAAGAGGATCCTGGAAACATTGAGACTTGAAGAAAAGACTCCTGAATCCAATTTCGTGCGTCGGTTGCTATCGTTGCTCCACAAATTACGACAGGATGAATCAAAACTTTACCATCATGTg GACATGTTTTTGGGGGAACTCATTGGAGCTGTTTTCTTGGTCGATCATTCTAAGCTAAATCCAGTGATAGAAACAAAGCCTATTAAAATCTTAACCGGAAGCATGAGCGAGGATGGGCAGATTAGAGTCGACGAGAGACATGGAAAGCCAGTTGACATAGTAGATGATCTCGACAGCGAAGCATACTACAATGTGTTTGCGAGTTTGTTGGGTGACAAGAAGCAGTCTGCAGTCATTGGGAGCTATGAGGAACAGAAGAAGCTGTGGAACACTCCTCCTCAGTAa